From Pseudomonas sp. stari2:
GTTTGAGCGTGTTCGCCAACGGCACGATGCACGACAAGAAGACCAACGCTATCGACAACTACGTCCAGGCCGGCGTGGTCTACAAAGGCCTGTTCGACGCCCGCGCAAAAGACGACATCGGTTTCGCCCTGGCCCGCGTTCACGTCAATCCGGCCTACCGCAAGAACGCCGAAGCGACCAACCAGGCCCACGCCGTCTACGACTACGACGACCCGTCCTACCTGCCGCCGCAGGACACCGAATACAGCGCCGAACTCTATTACGGCGTGCACGTCACCAATTGGCTGACGGTGCGCCCGAACCTGCAATACATCCGCCATCCGGGCGGTGTGGACAAGGTCGATGACGCGCTGATTGGCGGGATCAAGATCCAGTCGTCGTTCTGATTCCAATTTTGCAATGAACCATGCCTGCGCCCAATCGTCATCTAAAGTGACTACAGCGCGGGACTACTTGAAACGTCACGGAGAACCACACTATGAGCACCGAAAGTGCTTCGAGTCGAGGCCGTCTGCTACCGAGCCTGCTCGGCATTCTGCTTCTACTGATGGGCCTGGCCATGCTGGCCGGGGGAATCAAGCTGAGCACGCTCGGCGGCTCGCTGTACTACCTGCTGGCCGGTATCGGCATCACGCTGACCGGCATTCTGCTACTGATGCGTCGTCGCGCAGCACTGGGCCTGTACGCCATCGTGCTGTTCGCCAGCACCGTCTGGGCGCTGTGGGAAGTCGGCCTGGACTGGTGGCAACTGGTGCCGCGTCTGGCGCTGTGGTTTGTCCTCGGCTTCGTGATGCTGCTGCCGTGGTTCCGTCGTCCGCTGCTGCTCAACGGTCCTGCTCCGATGGGCACCGGCGGCCTGACCGTGGCCGTGATTCTGGCCGGCGTCACCGCCCTGGCCAGCCTGTTCACCCACCCGGGCGAAACCTTTGGCGAACTGGGTCGCGACACCGCCGACACCACCAGCACCGCGCCAGCCATGCCCGATGGCGACTGGCAGGCCTACGGCCGCACCGAGTTCGGTGACCGCTACTCGCCACTGAAGCAGATCACCCCGGCCAACGTCGACAAACTGCAAGAAGCCTGGCGCATCCAGACCGGCGACCTGCCGACTGCCGATGACCCGGTCGAGCTGACCAACGAAAACACCCCGCTGAAAGCCAACGGCATGCTCTATGCCTGCACCGCTCACAGCAAAGTACTGGCGCTGGACCCGGACACCGGCAAGGAACTGTGGCGCTTCGACCCGCAAATCAAGAGCCCGGTCGGCTTCAAGGGCTTCGCCCACATGACCTGCCGTGGCGTGTCGTACTACGACGAAGCGGCTTACGCCAAGTCTGAAAACGCAGCCTCCGTCGTCATCTCCGAAGCCGGCAAAGCCGTCGCTCAGGCATGCCCGCGTCGCCTGTACCTGCCGACCGCCGATGCACGCCTGATCGCACTGAACGCCGACACCGGCAAAATCTGCGAAGGCTTCGGCAACAAAGGCGTGGTTGACCTGACCCAGGGCATCGGCCCATTCACCCCGGGTGGCTACTACTCCACCTCGCCAGCCGCAATCACTCGCGATCTGGTGATCATGGGTGGTCACGTAACCGACAACGAGTCGACCAACGAACCTTCCGGCGTGATCCGCGCCTACGACGTGCGTGACGGTCATCTGGTATGGAACTGGGACAGCAACAACCCGGACGCCACCGAGCCATTGGCCCCGGGCCAGACCTACAGCCGCAACTCGGCCAACATGTGGTCGCTGGCCAGTGTTGATGAAAAACTCAACATGGTTTACCTGCCACTGGGCAACCAGACTCCGGACCAGTGGGGCGCCGACCGCACTCCGGGCGCCGAGAAGTTCAGCGCCGGTGTTGTCGCCCTGGACCTGAGCACCGGTAAAGTGCGCTGGAACTACCAGTTCACCCACCACGACCTGTGGGACATGGACGTCGGCAGCCAGCCAACCCTGCTGGACATGAAAACCGCCGACGGCATCAAACCTGCACTGATCGCCCCGACCAAACAAGGCAGCCTGTACGTCCTCGACCGTCGCGACGGCACGCCGATCATCCCGATCAAGGAAATCCCGGTTCCGCAAGGCGCCGTGAAAGGCGACCACACCGCACCGACCCAGGCCCGTTCGGACCTGAACCTGCTGGCCCCGGAACTGACCGAAAAAGCCATGTGGGGCGCCAGCCCGTTCGACCAGATGCTGTGCCGCATCCAGTTCAAGGAACTGCGCTACGAAGGCCAGTACACGCCTCCGTCGGAACAGGGCAGCCTGATTTATCCGGGTAACGTCGGCGTGTTCAACTGGGGCGGCGTATCGGTCGACCCGGTTCGCCAGATGCTGTTCACCAGCCCGAACTACATGGCCTTCGTCTCGAAAATGGTGCCGCGCGAAAAAGTCGCCGCCGGCAGCAAGCGCGAGAGCGAAACCGCTGGCGTGCAACCGAACACCGGCGCGCCATACGCGGTGATCATGCATCCGTTCATGTCGCCACTGGGCGTACCGTGCCAGGCCCCGGCCTGGGGCTATGTCGCCGGTATCGACCTGACCACCGGCAAAGTCGTCTGGAAACGCAAAAACGGTACCAGCCGCGACAGCTCGCCAATCCCGATCGGCTTCACCCTGGGCGTGCCAAGCATGGGCGGCTCGATCGTCACTGCCGGCGGCGTCGGCTTCCTCAGCGGCACCCTCGACCAGTACCTGCGTGCTTACGACGTAAACACCGGTAAAGAGCTGTGGAAATCCCGTCTGCCTGCTGGCGGCCAGGCGACCCCGATGACCTACACCGGCAAGGACGGCAAGCAATACGTCCTGCTCGTTGTCGGTGGCCACGGCTCGCTGGGCACCAAGATGGGTGACTATGTGATTGCTTACAAACTGCCGGAATAAGTTTTAGCGGCGGTAAAGAGAAAGGCGATGCCCTGTGAGGGGTGTCGCCTTTTTTTGTGGGCTGCGTTTTTTTAAACGAGGTGTTTATGTCCTACAGACGGGGGATTTGCAGGGGATGTTTCTGACATGTCGCGTCGGTTGTGGCTCGGAAATGGGGTGGATAGGCTTTGGGGGTCGCTGCAAATTCAGCGAACGGGCGTCGCGGCCCGATAACTGATGCATAATCGCCAACCTCACGGCACCTCGGTGCCTGTTGTTTGTTTCATGGCGGCTGTGCGCGGGATACCTTCCTTGGAGGTATGCCGATTCCTCAGTTATCGGTCCGCGAACCCGCGTACAGCTGCCACCTCAGATTGCGTCGCGGCATTCGAAGGCAGCTCCAATTTCACCAACTGAGTATTCACCATGAAAAAACCAACACCCAATCCCCCCGAATCAAACGACACCTCGCCCTACGAATCCGCCGATTCAAAGAAACTCCACGACGCCGCCGAACGCGCGCTCGACCACCACTTCAACCCCATCCCGAAAAAATGCCCCGGCCGCCGACCGAGCCAGATGTTTCAGATCTCCCCGGACATGGACGACGAAACGCTGTTGGCCCATGCCTGTGAGTCTTTGGCCACAGCCAGTGTCATGGCCAGTGATGTAGCGGCTTTTGTCGATACGCCGCAGCGGCATCGGATCCTGGGGATTCAGCAAGTGATCATGCTGGCGGAACTGGCGGTGAACCGAGTACTGGATAACGTCGAAGTACAGCGTTACCCGACACCCAGCTAAGCCGCCCTGACGAAATCGACTGCCAGCCACAGACTGCATTCGCTGGCAGATCGATTGGGACGCAGAGCGTCCCGGGCTGCATTCCCACGCAGAGCGTGGGAACGATCAAGTTACAGCCATGCGCGGGAGGGCCTACGCCCTGCCAGGTTCCATTCCCCGGTCGACCAACCCGCGCATGGCTCCCCAAAAAACAGGATGAGCGTTAGCTCGATAAAGCTCTTGATCTTGATCCACCGTCCCTTCGGAAGGCTGAGTGGAGGTGTTCATCCGGGGATTGGCGCGCAGCGCCGTTTGGCGAAGCCGAACTCATCGACGAAGTCGATGCCCCCGGAGGGACGCCGGAGCGAAGGAACCCGAGCCTGCGAGGGCCGAACGCCGGGACGAGCCTTTTTGGGTACTTTTTTGGCGTTTGAAAAAAGTGCCTCGCCGTAAGGGCGAAACCGCCAGCGGCAACCCCCGCAGAAACGGATATTCACCCAAAACCCAAGAGCATGGCCGGCCCAAAGGCCGCCAAGCCCAACCCCAAAACCCTGTCAAAACCCTGAACACACAAGCAGAAACACCCACCCCCATTGAAACCACCCAAACCCTGCCCCATCTAACAGCCATACCCCATTGCGCAGGTGCCCCATGAGCGACCAGCAAGAATTCCCCGAGAACCCCGACGACATCACCGAAGCCGACGCCGAACACATCGAACACCACGTCCCCGGCAAAGGCCTCGCCCTGCCCGGCCAGAACCTGCCGGACAAGGTCTACATCATCCCGATCCACAACCGCCCGTTCTTCCCGGCCCAAGTGCTGCCGGTCATCGTCAACGAAGAACCCTGGGCCGAAACCCTCGAACTGGTCAGCAAATCCGAGCACCACTCCCTGGCCCTGTTCTTCATGGACACGCCCCAGGAAGACCCGCGCCACTTCGACACCAAGGCATTGCCGCAATACGGCACCCTGGTCAAGGTGCACCACGCCAGCCGCGAAAACGGCAAACTGCAATTCGTCGCCCAAGGCCTGAGCCGCGTGCGCATCAAGACCTGGCTCAAACACCACCGCCCACCGTATCTGGTTGAAGTCGAATACCCGCACCAGCCCACCGAGCCGACCGACGAGGTCAAGGCCTACGGCATGGCGCTGATCAACGCGATCAAGGAACTGCTGCCGCTCAACCCGCTGTACAGCGAAGAGCTGAAGAACTACCTCAACCGCTTCAGCCCCAACGATCCGTCGCCGCTGACCGACTTCGCCGCCGCCCTGACCTCCGCCACCGGCCCCGAGCTGCAGGAAGTGCTCGACTGCGTGCCGATGCTCAAGCGCATGGAAAAAGTCCTGCCGATGCTGCGCAAGGAAGTCGAAGTCGCGCGCCTGCAAAAAGAGATCTCCGCCGAAGTGAACCGCAAGATCGGCGAGCATCAGCGCGAGTTCTTCCTCAAGGAGCAGCTCAAGGTCATCCAGCAGGAGCTGGGCCTGACCAAGGACGACCGCAGCGCCGACCTCGAACAGTTCGAGCAGCGTCTGGAAGGCAAGGTCCTGCCGACGCAGGTGCAGAAGCGCCTCGAAGAAGAGATGAACAAGCTGTCGATCCTCGA
This genomic window contains:
- a CDS encoding glucose/quinate/shikimate family membrane-bound PQQ-dependent dehydrogenase, with protein sequence MSTESASSRGRLLPSLLGILLLLMGLAMLAGGIKLSTLGGSLYYLLAGIGITLTGILLLMRRRAALGLYAIVLFASTVWALWEVGLDWWQLVPRLALWFVLGFVMLLPWFRRPLLLNGPAPMGTGGLTVAVILAGVTALASLFTHPGETFGELGRDTADTTSTAPAMPDGDWQAYGRTEFGDRYSPLKQITPANVDKLQEAWRIQTGDLPTADDPVELTNENTPLKANGMLYACTAHSKVLALDPDTGKELWRFDPQIKSPVGFKGFAHMTCRGVSYYDEAAYAKSENAASVVISEAGKAVAQACPRRLYLPTADARLIALNADTGKICEGFGNKGVVDLTQGIGPFTPGGYYSTSPAAITRDLVIMGGHVTDNESTNEPSGVIRAYDVRDGHLVWNWDSNNPDATEPLAPGQTYSRNSANMWSLASVDEKLNMVYLPLGNQTPDQWGADRTPGAEKFSAGVVALDLSTGKVRWNYQFTHHDLWDMDVGSQPTLLDMKTADGIKPALIAPTKQGSLYVLDRRDGTPIIPIKEIPVPQGAVKGDHTAPTQARSDLNLLAPELTEKAMWGASPFDQMLCRIQFKELRYEGQYTPPSEQGSLIYPGNVGVFNWGGVSVDPVRQMLFTSPNYMAFVSKMVPREKVAAGSKRESETAGVQPNTGAPYAVIMHPFMSPLGVPCQAPAWGYVAGIDLTTGKVVWKRKNGTSRDSSPIPIGFTLGVPSMGGSIVTAGGVGFLSGTLDQYLRAYDVNTGKELWKSRLPAGGQATPMTYTGKDGKQYVLLVVGGHGSLGTKMGDYVIAYKLPE
- a CDS encoding DUF6124 family protein → MKKPTPNPPESNDTSPYESADSKKLHDAAERALDHHFNPIPKKCPGRRPSQMFQISPDMDDETLLAHACESLATASVMASDVAAFVDTPQRHRILGIQQVIMLAELAVNRVLDNVEVQRYPTPS